The following are from one region of the Cytobacillus firmus genome:
- a CDS encoding helix-turn-helix domain-containing protein, which produces MQRGKPYQTTKTDLKELAAMKSVNERIEWIRNKASEVNNGQYTVSKVANDIDVGPSVLTKLESGFTKNPNLDLLQKLSNYFNVPIIAFFDEYYVSPYPFTIFGQNHSGLDVGPLFREAYQIDLSCTISSLNSEYTDALQESFQITPLEYEEVKEEFEYFLYKLRARKQRWASMLKAMDKLSGGMRNE; this is translated from the coding sequence ATGCAAAGAGGAAAGCCTTATCAAACCACTAAAACTGATTTAAAGGAATTAGCAGCAATGAAAAGTGTAAATGAACGGATTGAATGGATTCGAAATAAAGCTTCAGAGGTGAATAACGGTCAATACACGGTATCCAAAGTAGCCAATGACATTGATGTAGGTCCATCTGTACTAACCAAACTAGAGTCTGGATTTACTAAAAATCCAAATCTGGATTTGTTACAAAAGCTAAGCAATTACTTCAATGTTCCTATAATTGCTTTCTTTGATGAGTATTATGTATCACCTTATCCGTTTACTATCTTCGGCCAAAATCACTCTGGTTTGGACGTGGGCCCACTATTTAGGGAGGCATATCAAATAGATTTGTCTTGTACGATTTCCTCTCTGAATAGCGAATACACCGATGCTTTACAAGAGAGTTTTCAAATAACACCTTTGGAATACGAAGAAGTAAAGGAAGAGTTTGAGTATTTCCTTTATAAATTAAGAGCAAGGAAACAAAGATGGGCTTCAATGCTAAAAGCTATGGATAAATTATCAGGAGGAATGCGCAATGAATGA
- a CDS encoding restriction endonuclease subunit S → MQIVLEALIETGVGTSIKQLTVPMISPKLIPIPPREEQNRIVMKVKKLLGKIKEYDIKYSDINYLNELFPINLERSILQYALQGKLVKQDLNDEPALHLKEKIQLEKEQLIKDKVIKKDIPFLPISEEEIPFDIPSTWEWVRLGEICSINPRNSYDDEMDVGFIPMKLIEDGIVNKHTNEIRKWKEIKKGYTHFQEEDIVVAKITPCFENQKSAVIKNLPNGIGAGTTELFVFRPYSRGIEREYLLYIFKSSDFINGGKKSFTGTAGQQRVSKNYIENYLIPLPPHKEQTRIVQAIKDMMGLKERLQS, encoded by the coding sequence TTGCAAATCGTACTAGAAGCATTAATTGAGACTGGAGTAGGTACTAGTATCAAACAATTAACAGTTCCGATGATATCGCCCAAATTAATTCCTATTCCCCCAAGAGAAGAACAAAATAGAATAGTAATGAAAGTAAAAAAGTTATTGGGAAAAATAAAAGAGTATGACATTAAGTATTCAGATATCAATTATCTAAATGAACTATTTCCAATAAATTTAGAAAGATCTATTCTACAGTATGCTTTGCAAGGAAAATTGGTTAAGCAAGATTTAAACGACGAACCTGCTCTACATCTTAAAGAAAAAATACAGTTAGAAAAAGAGCAACTGATCAAAGATAAAGTCATCAAGAAAGACATCCCTTTCTTACCTATTTCTGAAGAAGAAATACCTTTTGATATTCCTAGTACATGGGAGTGGGTACGTCTGGGCGAAATTTGCAGCATTAATCCTAGAAATTCCTATGATGATGAAATGGATGTAGGCTTTATACCTATGAAACTTATTGAAGACGGGATAGTTAACAAACATACAAATGAAATAAGAAAATGGAAGGAAATAAAAAAGGGATATACTCATTTTCAAGAAGAAGATATAGTCGTTGCCAAAATAACACCTTGTTTTGAAAATCAAAAGTCAGCAGTTATTAAGAACTTGCCTAATGGTATTGGAGCTGGAACTACTGAACTATTTGTATTTAGACCATATTCAAGAGGAATTGAACGAGAGTATTTACTTTATATATTTAAGAGTAGTGACTTTATTAATGGTGGAAAAAAAAGCTTCACGGGAACAGCCGGTCAACAACGAGTTTCAAAAAACTATATAGAAAATTATTTAATCCCTCTCCCTCCACATAAAGAACAAACAAGAATTGTCCAAGCAATAAAGGATATGATGGGGTTAAAAGAGAGGCTACAAAGCTAA